TGTCTTTGCATGTTGAGCATACACAGAAGAGCCGTAAATGACGACAAGCAATTTATTGATAAGGTTCTCACGAAATTCGCGGAAGAAAATAGAAGGcttctattaaattaaaaaaataaaaataaaatagatttgccccccttttagtcattttctgcGGACGCCCATGGTTACCAAAAAACAAtttcgatttaaattttttgatacgtcttttttttgcaaaaatatcgaTGAAACCTGTGGTAAAGAAGtctcaaataatattaataataattaagtctaaatattaggtctacaactttgcttccgccgtttttttttttgtaaatttaaggcctttttgtataaaaacggttacaaaaatgttattcaaaataatggCCGTCGCTAGCCAtcacttttgaccatctttctggcagcatgtgtattccgtgacgaaagaactcctcatctttcgagtcgatccaagtatcaatccaattttttacttcttcataagaacgtgtgccatcgatcggaacaagtggtagtcagatgaaGTGGTAgtcgtctggagaatacggcgggtggggtaagatcttccatttcagcgtctccaaacattttttgaccacctttgcgacgtgagaccgagcattgtcatgctggagaatgactttatcgtgtcttttgTCGTACTGtgaccgtttttcttttagtgctcggctcaaacgcatcaattgcattcggtatcgatctcctgtgatgatttcacttggctttagcaacCAATtgagcatcttcgaaaatcttctccctttgaaccatgccggtcttcgacttcatactcaccattcttaaaacgttgaaaccattcgcaacatgttctttcacttaggacagcctcgccgtacgtatccgaaagcattcgatgaacctcagccgcactttttttggaattaaaaaagaaatgcaaaatttcccgcaaatgtcgcgAATTCGCCTCAAAAAGTGTCATTTCcagttgaaaataagtttgTAATGCAAACAgatcactttaaatatttttttgtgttaatgtccaagatcgatataaaacgatttaatcgaccagtgcttgaccgaagagacatctattggaaaagcggaagcaaagttgtagtcctaataaataaatactgaaGGTGCAAGTATACAATAAACCAATCCACTTTGTTCTGAACTTATATACTGATAATCTCTGTACAGAAACTAGATGCCTTTGCTCTAAAAGACTTAACTACTTCCCTCTTGAAAGAGCACCGTTTTAGTACTATGTaacaatctaattttttttccattaaacaaaaaatggtctatatttattacaattagACTTATAAGTCCACAGAGATACATACATGGATTCATGAACCCGCCGATTCTTGTCAACTCCATATGAAGTGGCCAAAATTTGCTTCATACTACATAATGATGGGTTATCATCGTCTAATtggattcattttattttatcaagtaAGCGAATATGTAAATGAGAAGGAGAATTAGACTAATAGCACTACCATAACTTTAAATGTCCTTTTCCGCTCTTCGAATATCTATAAGGGGGTTAAGCTTGAAATTTAACAAGTAGTAACAATCCAATCACCCTTTTGTATTCTTTGTTTGCTAAaagatataagaaaatatttattttaatttgaaattacggAAATTAATTACTAACAGAAATTTCCGGCTATCGCTAAAAGCCAAATTAAAAACTATACACAaagattttatatacatataaaaaagaaaatatttatattattttttaatagaaacCAAATCTTTATTTTAGCGATAAATCGAATAAGAGCCTTTACCAATTGGATAATATTTGCAAACACTTTGGGATACCACTGCACAAACATGTATATTTGAAAACCACTGTATGTTTCGTATCAACTGCGCATAAACACTAGCCTTCTCTGTCTCGCTGCTATATTCAGCAATATGCACCCGTTCACTGTGTATACACGGTGACACAGCTGCAGTCAAAGAATTTCATGCTGCTGTCAGATTTTCCCAATTGACAAGCGCGGTGCCAATTTCTGTCCAAGTTTTTGTGTATTCTCTCTGTTATAGAATTGTGTTTTTCTATAAGGTTTTCTTAAACGAATTCACgataaaattttgcataaacaATATTGCTATGGCACAAGTGTAAAAATGTAAGGAAAACTGCGGATATACCTATTAATCTTTGGATAATATAAACGGGCAAAAAATTGACTACGACAAGCGGTAGACAGgcaaaccaaccaaccaaccgtcTTTTGTGACAGatcgaaaatcgattttttcatgCCAGATTCATAAGAAATTTTCACTGCTCATCTATACGACGTCGAAGAAAAGTGGTTGGTAGCAATTTGTTGTAGATTTTCatatgcaatttattgaaaacaaagtaattttaacttaaattgcatatgaaaatagtatttgGCATATATTTGACGTTAACGCGCTTTACATTACAGCgcccaacaaaaataaaaacactatCTGCACCCGGCATATAATGGAAAAGTAGCGTTAAGTTAAAAGAGTTCACaaatcaacaaaacaaaaaccaaataaaatattttaagcgaTATAGCACCACAATTTCGTAGAgcaacaatatttttgaacaaaaacacAGCAACACATACGAATACGTGCGTTTACAGCATTTGCGGCTAAATCAATAATCCATCATTTCAACACCCGAGCCACCACACATAACAACAAATCGAATCAGACAGTCgttgcatttgcaatttttttggcgTTACAAAAATTTCGTATAACAAAGGTAAgaacagtaacaaaaaaaaattataataataaggtCAAATAAGGACTATGCAGCAAAAGAATATGCCGCATTGccctcaaaataacaaaaagtacAAGTGTATATGAAatcaatttgtcagttggtgCGCAttctatatgcatatgtatgtatgtatgtactctggaaattattgtatgtacataaggcGGCCGGCACGACAGTAGCATAATAGTCGTGCAGCCACACGAAGAAACTGCGCCGACCAAAAAACGCTATGGATTTGgccctttttaaatttttggtaatttaaacaattataaTCACAACTGTATTGATTTAAAACGTAGATAGAGTAACTGATTAAATAGATTAAATACATACACCGTTAATAGgttaatattaattacaatacatattaattaattgataacCAGTTAAGAAttgataaagttaaatattgatttgTTATACCTTTCTATTGTGCAGAGTGGTTTGTAAGTGTACGAGTATAGTGCAATTTTCACTTTGTTATTATCTAATTATTATATAGTATGCTTTAATAATCTAATTCTGTTGAAATTATGACAATTATGGTTCTAAGAAAAGTAATTATGACGCTGCTCATGAGAAAGTTGCACTAACATTGACTATTGAATCACCAAAGCGTGAAATCAAATTAGAAAGTAATATTATATTAGCAACATTTAATgcgaaatatttttcgtttaagTAAACCATTgttgcttttaaaaatttatatttcaccaTGTTGGAAATATaatgttaatttaaatatcGTATAGTTTAATACTGGCATATAATTGTAAACTGTGGAGTTTTCgcaaatttagttttattatgatttttttttttatattattattaatattaataatattaatattataatgttatttttttattaatattacaatattattttgttttagtaatattatttttattttttattaatattagtattttttaattaatattattataattttatttatttatattatactaaaACTCTTTCTGACTTTATCTTCAACAGCATCATATCCCACACAATTTGAGCCACATCATCGTAAGTCATCAACCCATATTTATTTGCAACGAAAAATGAACGTGTGAATTGAAAACAACAACtttaaaacaccaaaaaaaaacaactttattaCCGAAGagcaaaaatagtaaataaaccAAAAGCAATGAGTTCCCGACATTACACTATCGAAGTGGGGGACACGAATTTTACGATTCTTAATCGTTATACAAATTTGAAACCGATCGGTTCCGGTGCTCAGGGTATAGTATGTGCCGCCTATGATACTGTGACCGAGCAAAATGTTGCCATTAAAAAGTTATCACGACCATTCCAAAATGTAACACACGCTAAGCGGGCTTATAGGGAGTTTAAGCTAATGAAGCTGGTAAATCATAAGAATATTATCGGTTTACTTAATGCATTTACACCACAACGTAGCTTGGAGGAATTTCAAGATGTTTACCTTGTTATGGAGCTCATGGATGCAAATCTTTGCCAAGTCATACAAATGGATTTGGATCATGATCGTATGTCGTATTTGTTATATCAAATGTTATGCGGTATAAAGCATTTACACCTAGCCGGCATTATACATAGAGATTTAAAGCCATCAAATATTGTAGTTAAGGCCGATTGCACattgaaaattttagatttCGGTTTGGCACGCACCGCTGGTACGACATTCATGATGACACCATATGTGGTAACACGTTATTATCGTGCACCTGAAGTCATTTTGGGTATGGGCTATACAGAGAATGTGGATATTTGGTCTGTGGGCTGTATTATGGGTGAAATGATAAGGGGTGGTGTACTATTCCCCGGCACTGATCATATTGATCAATGGAATAAAATTATCGAACAATTGGGTACTCCGTCTACATCATTTATGCAGCGTTTGCAACCAACTGTCCGTAATTATGTCGAGAATCGACCACGTTATTCTGGTTATTCATTCGATCGCTTATTCCCGGATGTACTCTTTCCAAATGATAATAATGAGCAAAGTCGACGAAAGGCATCGGAGGCACGTGATTTACTTAGTCGTATGCTAGTGATTGATCCCGAACAACGTATTTCGGTGGAGCAAGCACTATTACATAGTTATATAAATGTTTGGTATGATGCTGAAGAGGTCAATGCACCGGCACCCGAACCATATGATCATAGCGTCGATGAGAGAGAACATACCGTCGAACAGTGGAAGCGACTTATATACGAAGAAGTTATGGATTATGAAGCGCATAATACTAATGCACCCGTAAATACTACACGGTAGACCCTGAATTAATTAGGCATGGCATACTAATGCTTCTGAGCAACTcttaatgtatataaaatataagaacaATAAAAGCattaatactttcaaaataataaagtaaaaataaataaataaagtaaataaacataaaatattagaGATCAGCTTGTTTCGCctctcaaaaacaaaaaaaaagggttcaaaatatatgttctTATTTGCAAAAGTGCATAAAAAAAGCGGAAAGTGATTTTTTCTAGTAAAGAAATGATATTCAATTTGAAATGGCGAATGTAATGAAAAGAgtacaatacataaatacatatttctaacAAGTGTTtgctacataaaaaaaaatataattacgagaaccacaaataaaaacaaaaacaaaaaaagtaaaaaattatggCCAGAACGTAGTAAGTGTAATACATTattgaagaataaataaatatccacGATATCTTAAAATTACAAGCGCAGCGTAAACTATTTAATTGGGCACATGGCACAGAAAGCgggtataattaaaaaaaaaatccaaatttcgaaccaaaattaatagttgaatggaaaattttgaaattttttgataaaaatacatataacacgatacatacatattagctGTAAACAATGGGGAATCAAACTtaacaaaacatatttatattgtttccTTTCAAAATAGCAGAGctacaaaaatacatttataattagTATGCTTCAAGtattatgtttattaaattaGGTCGTAGTACCGTTTACTATAGTTAACATATAAGAAATACGTATACACCAACAACCATTTCTAACTAGTGTTTTGTTTATGCGGCTATTTTTAGAACAAAGCGTAGACAACGTagagatttttaaattattccatagaaaatatttagaagCAGTCGTCTGACTACTTttctgtgtaaatatgtatgtttgtaagatgCGTTGAAGTGGAAGAGAAATTGTACACCAGATTATTGGAGGGTGGATTGGGTAATAGACACACTCTTGTACGTAGATATGCActtatgtatggatgtatgtatgtatataaaacagtAAAATATCTGTGTTCATGGATTGTACGTAATGGTATGCATAGTTGAGCTTCCTGAATTTGTACGTTtagcacatacataaatattttaggtTTGATAAACTGATTAAGGTTTTCACACGTTTTTAGATTCGGCTCAGTAGGTTATGTTTGTAGTTAAGGTTGATTGGATAAATTTAAAACAGCGCTAAATGAAAGGGTATTGTTTgcgcttaaattttatttaattgagaaTACGTTAAATAGATGACAGGTATTAATTAATTCTCAAATTCACTTTAtggatatgtgaaatatctttggATGGTTTGGTATCAAGTAATTCAAATGATATTTTACACTGATGTTAACTGATCTTAATAAACTACTTGGAACTCACAGTAATTGAACCGAGATGTATTCGCCAAACATTCGAATAAGCTTCACGGTTGGGAAGATCAAATTCTTGGCAGTGGAGAGTTTTCCCACTAACAGTCAAACCTTTCTTAGCTAATTTATAGTAActataaaagtaaatacaatATTCACGTCTAAGCTGCTGGCCAGAGCTTCACTTGGAAGAGCATTTATAGGAATCATAATTGTATTTGATACAATaagattatttactttttattttttcttttcatatgcagttgaacttccataacttgaactcttgaattcgCAATGgaaaccaaatttcataaaaattatctctcgtaactcggaagtctctctaactcgaagtttttttgtgttatGGTGATTCGACTTAGGGACTTCAACTGTATATTACTACAAATTGAGAGTTCGTATATGTAGGAACAGTTGATCGTACGTTTGCAGCATCGAAGTTATAATTGGAAACATTTATAGTACTTACTTCAGTGATGCAATGTATGCTCCAAGATTGATCCTCAGGCTTTCAGCTAATGTAAATTCActcaatttaagtaaaaacacaatttaataACATACAACGAATGAAAACTCTGTAGGCTAAAACGCATTTTTTCACGACcactttttgcatatttttcactgcattttgcattttcatatGCTGCCCAATTTCACTACACAActtgtatttcatttttaacaCTTTAACACATATTTTCTTGCACATTTTGTTAGAATttacacttaaatacatatttttacactACATTAGAAAATTTTCACTTGCTATTCAGAAAATAACGCGGGTAACTGTTTTTCTTGTAGCGGAAGATGCAACTGATCATTTGCTAGGGTTGCCAAAAATTCTTTATGCAAttaaataatgcatttttaGCAGGAACCggaacacttgttgttgtttagaatttaaattttaagctaaaagtaagtatttgatagttctaattaaatttagaaatttaaaaaatattaaatttcagtattttaaataaatttatgtcaTGAAACGAAAACatattagaattaaaatttgaaattttatagtcataaataatattaacgaGGAGATTCTAAGTTATTGTGTATAGTAAAAGTCCATTTTATATGCTTAGGAAAGTTTAAGCGGAGCTCAATTTCAAGTTTTGCCAAATatgttagaaataaaaatttaagaatatagttttttaaattatttgtatatttacattGTGGTATATAACTGTTTGCAACTTTTCTCtcaatattatataacatacatatatttaatctaTATTTAAGTCGTGTATAAACTTTCGCCTACTGATATAAATGTTTATCAGCCACTGTATCatttcggctataaccgcgtaagcggtgtctacgccagtcaagaagaagaagtatcaTTGCCTCTCAAACTGTATATTGGTTGTAAACACTGCTTAATGCTTTCTATTTGgctaagtaatttatttaatttaatttatttagtattaacTTCGGGTTCTTTCTCTTTGAATTGCTTAATTCGGGCCTTAATACGAACGAATATAAGTTTTTGCGATTGCTTAGAGAGGAAAATTATTGTTTACATAAACTGAAGTAAATATAAGGATATGTAGTGCAGCTCCTCTCAAAAATTTTTAGTTCTTCGAAGtcaaggaaatttttttttatataaatggtttTGAGAGCCACTGAATTATAAGGAAATGTAGTGCAGCTCCTCtcaaagtttttaattattcgAAGTCAGCTGTTCCTGGCAGGAAAACGAAAAAGTTAAATCTGAAGTCACATCCGCAGAGTAtttcaaatttgttaaaattgtaataatctCTCTGATTAATGTGTCTAAATACGGTTATATTATTGTTAAATATAAAGCGTGTGAGTGTTAAATGTGTTAAGTGAATAGTTCAGTGGtgaaaagatatatatatatggaaagCAAATCAAGTGAGGTCTTCTAAATTTGCCGAAATTGCAATTTAGACTTTTCTAAAGGCAGAAAACAATCTTTCGGTAAATATGTGTATTAATAAATTGAAGATTATTAGTAAGAAATCTAACGATGTTTTTGAATATGTTGCAAAGGAGTCCCAATCTTCAATCAAAGTGTTGCAAGTATTTAATGGAAGCAGCTCAAAAATTTTTAGTTTCCTTCAGGTGAGTGCTTTTTATTTCGATGTATTGGTACTcaaataatttctatttaaattatatttctttgtgCATGATTTATGTTTTGTTGAAATGAACATTGGAAGTGGAAGTGTATTTAGGCAATCTATTTTGTGGTGTCACAAAATTGGTGAATATAACAAAACTAATTCAATAACACAGTTAAAAATGAATGTTATGAATCCCCTGAACGCTCGATACAACGTAATCTTACACAAATGCTATCCCAGCACCGTATATATGCTTGATAACTTTAGCACTAACCCCGGGGTTTTTgacatcaataattttattcataCAGCTGTGTAAACAGTAGCCTCACGATACACGAATCTGTTAATAATACAATGAAAGACTTGTAGTATTGTGGACAGCAGGGTATAAATCGGCCATAACTGATGTATAGTTGAAAagaagtgtatatatatagatattatatactatatacttccATACATATGCAAGCTAAACgttttaaatgcaatattttagcTGCATTAtaccttttgtatttttaaatgtaatttacagcgctccagaaaaattaaaaaaaatcttcttaAACAGCATgtacataataaatatgtatttatatgtatatgtatgcatgataCAGTGATATATAAAACAGTTGTCCGCCAACTTTTATGCATTTTCCATTCAACTTGTTCCATTTTGAAGACAAAAACGTGAGttaataatacattttgattaaaatgaaataataattaattcaatatataaaaatatttcaattgttcgGCATAAAATCACACGTTTAGTTTATAGCTTGAACAGTCGCCGTGTAAAAACTGAGTACTCAGTATCAGAGCGCTAAAAATgaatttcttaatatatttcatattcttcATTGTATACAGTTTCAATGCTTCCGCACAGCGTTGTGTGCCGCTAGGTGAGtgcaaaaattgtagaaaacaataaaatgaattaataaaattgtttgtatgaaataacctaaattaaaaaaaaaaatatatattaaattatataaatgttttctaataataaaaaatataaatatttctaatctTCAAAACCATGCTCATAGCCAATTCTACATGCACTGAAGCAGCTAATCCAGGCACTACTGGACCCGGTTGTGTGGCGGGCACTAGATGGTCCTACGATCCAACCAGCAGACAATGCACTCCCTTCACTTATCAGGGCTGTGGCGGTAATACGAATCGTTATTGTTCTCAAGTGGTCTGTGTGCGCAAATGTACTGCCAGGCCGAGGGTTGTTGTtggttaaataaatgaataaagcaTGTTGAAGAATATATAACCGTTATTTCCTTTTAcagttttcttttaaattgtgTATAGAGTGGTGGCAAAAATTGATGACTTTGCAAATGTAGAAATTTCTACAAGCAGAATGACTTTTAGggcttataaaatataaagaaatttaaagttatttgttagaaattggacatatttatttttaagaaattcttcAAATCAGTTTAttgtaaatacagttgaacttctccaACTCGAATCCGcatattacataaaaaaaacttcgagttagagcgacttccgagttatggaaggtaatttgtatgaaatttggcttctattgccaattcaagagttcgagttttggagaactttgagttatagaagttcgaaagtttgaaaaaatgaTCACGAAACACCTTAGTTTTAGTTTCCTTCCTAAAGTTATTTGTTTTACtcaatataaagaatttttaaacaaagttcgtttttgtatgatttttttcttgttaattattttgataGTTTGAATCAGAAAGGTGTCACCTTGGTTCTggttcatttattttcatttcatttaagggATTACACCTTCATCTTTAGAATATTGTTCTAAAATTTCAAGTTGATCCATataatagttttggagatacagtCTGAAGAAGTTGTGCGCTCCAGGATACCTTCATTGTCACTGAAAACTACTCAACAACACCCATTcttgatattattttaaattcttccAAACACAATTTACAAGGCTTTGGAAGAAGAATTAGGTTAGGTTCAATAGCTGTTCCCCACGTTGGAAACACATTTAAACCCTAGAACCTAAAAAAAGTGAGATACGTGATACTTTTGCCTAGATATCGGCATAGCGTGGCATTTCAAAAGGAAATGTTGGGAATATTCTACCTCATTCTCTTCCAAGAGGCTTCTGCAGTTGGTGTCACTATAATCCAGTTGGGATAAAGACCTGTTAGAACCCATGTGACTAGGGAAATAATGACTTTGTTGAGGGCGAAGAGTTCCTtagacctcttgcgatttacctTACGCCAGAAGGGTCTTGCTACAGAAAAAGTGCTATAGACTGTCCGTTTCCTGAGTTAAGCTGAGGACCTAGCATAGTACCTAGCCTAGTAAGTTCATCAGCCTTGCAATTTCCAGCGATTCTGCTGTGGCCAGGCACTCAAACTAGTCTGATTGCGAAGTGATTCGATGCAACTGTTAGTGAGGAGCTCCAGTCTGGAACGCACAATCAGTGAGCTCAAGGTCGCCTTTTGACTATCAGAGTGGATCGTCACTACTCTGAAGGATGCTGCGTCTTAATGAGAGAGAAGAGTTTTCACATAGCTACAGGACACTGACGAATcgaataagatggaattttaaaataacatttagTAGTATTTCAATAAAGTGCTACATGTAATCTTTGTCAAATTTTTGAGATATTACTGAAAGAGATAATAATGTGATAAGGTTGAGAAAAGTGATGGCAGTACATTTCAACTGAGTAGTTCAACCTTAGTCTTTGCGGTAAAAGTTATACTCCGAATTAAAACCTAAACCAAGATGCTATAAGCCTATGAAAACAGTATTTCGGACAGTTTTCTATGTCGCAAACGATCTAGAACTGTAAGTTGTGGTTCCATTAAGATCGTAAGCTTTCAGGATTGTTTCCGTATCG
This portion of the Zeugodacus cucurbitae isolate PBARC_wt_2022May chromosome 3, idZeuCucr1.2, whole genome shotgun sequence genome encodes:
- the LOC105208501 gene encoding stress-activated protein kinase JNK, producing the protein MSSRHYTIEVGDTNFTILNRYTNLKPIGSGAQGIVCAAYDTVTEQNVAIKKLSRPFQNVTHAKRAYREFKLMKLVNHKNIIGLLNAFTPQRSLEEFQDVYLVMELMDANLCQVIQMDLDHDRMSYLLYQMLCGIKHLHLAGIIHRDLKPSNIVVKADCTLKILDFGLARTAGTTFMMTPYVVTRYYRAPEVILGMGYTENVDIWSVGCIMGEMIRGGVLFPGTDHIDQWNKIIEQLGTPSTSFMQRLQPTVRNYVENRPRYSGYSFDRLFPDVLFPNDNNEQSRRKASEARDLLSRMLVIDPEQRISVEQALLHSYINVWYDAEEVNAPAPEPYDHSVDEREHTVEQWKRLIYEEVMDYEAHNTNAPVNTTR
- the LOC105208503 gene encoding proteinase inhibitor-like, encoding MNFLIYFIFFIVYSFNASAQRCVPLANSTCTEAANPGTTGPGCVAGTRWSYDPTSRQCTPFTYQGCGGNTNRYCSQVVCVRKCTARPRVVVG